The Streptococcus toyakuensis genome has a window encoding:
- the rsgA gene encoding ribosome small subunit-dependent GTPase A → MQGQIIKALAGFYYVESEGQVYQTRARGNFRKKGHTPYVGDWVDFSAEENSEGYILKIHERKNSLVRPPIVNIDQAVVIMSVKEPDFNSNLLDRFLVLLEHKDIHPIVYISKMDLLEDRGELDFYQQTYGDIGYDFVTSKEELLPLLTGKVTVFMGQTGVGKSTLLNKIAPDLNLETGEISDSLGRGRHTTRAVSFYNLNGGKIADTPGFSSLDYEVSTAEDLNQAFPEIASVSRNCKFRTCTHTHEPSCAVKPAVEEGIIASFRFDNYLQFLSEIENRRETYKKVSKKIPK, encoded by the coding sequence ATGCAGGGACAAATCATTAAAGCCTTGGCAGGTTTCTACTATGTGGAGAGTGAGGGTCAGGTTTATCAGACACGCGCGCGTGGGAATTTCCGTAAAAAAGGCCATACACCTTACGTTGGGGATTGGGTAGATTTCTCTGCCGAGGAAAATTCAGAAGGTTATATCCTCAAAATTCACGAACGGAAAAACAGCTTGGTCCGTCCGCCCATTGTCAATATTGACCAAGCTGTAGTAATCATGTCAGTCAAGGAACCTGATTTTAACAGCAATTTGCTGGATCGTTTCTTGGTTCTTTTGGAGCACAAGGACATCCATCCCATCGTTTATATTTCCAAAATGGACCTACTGGAAGATAGAGGGGAACTGGATTTTTACCAACAGACCTATGGTGATATCGGCTATGACTTTGTGACCAGTAAAGAAGAACTTTTGCCCTTGTTAACAGGCAAGGTTACAGTCTTTATGGGGCAGACAGGTGTTGGGAAGTCAACTCTTCTCAATAAAATCGCACCAGACCTCAATCTTGAAACAGGAGAAATTTCAGACAGTCTGGGTCGCGGGCGCCACACTACTCGAGCAGTTAGTTTTTATAATCTCAATGGAGGTAAAATCGCCGACACACCAGGTTTTTCATCCTTGGACTATGAAGTGTCAACGGCGGAAGACCTCAATCAGGCCTTTCCAGAGATTGCTAGTGTCAGCCGAAACTGCAAATTCCGCACTTGTACCCATACCCATGAGCCGTCCTGTGCAGTGAAGCCGGCAGTAGAAGAGGGTATCATTGCGTCCTTCCGTTTTGACAACTACCTGCAATTCCTCAGTGAGATTGAAAATCGCAGAGAAACCTATAAAAAAGTCAGCAAAAAAATTCCAAAATAA
- the rpe gene encoding ribulose-phosphate 3-epimerase: MSQYKIAPSILAADYANFEREIKRLEATGAEYAHIDIMDGHFVPQISFGAGVVEALRPHSKMVFDCHLMVANPEHHLEDFARAGADIISIHVEATPHIHGALQKIRSLGVKPSVVINPGTPVEAVKHVLYLVDQVLVMTVNPGFGGQAFLPETMDKVRELVAFRDEKGLNFEIEVDGGIDDQTIAQAKEAGATVFVAGSYVFKGDVNERVQTLRKQLD; this comes from the coding sequence ATGTCTCAATACAAGATTGCTCCGTCAATTCTGGCAGCAGATTATGCCAACTTTGAGCGTGAAATCAAACGTCTAGAAGCAACTGGTGCAGAATATGCCCATATCGATATCATGGATGGTCACTTTGTACCACAAATCAGTTTTGGTGCAGGTGTGGTCGAAGCTCTTCGACCTCATAGCAAGATGGTCTTTGACTGCCACTTGATGGTAGCTAATCCAGAGCATCATTTAGAAGACTTTGCGCGTGCGGGAGCGGATATCATCAGCATCCATGTGGAAGCAACGCCCCATATTCATGGTGCCCTCCAAAAAATTCGTTCACTCGGTGTTAAGCCTTCAGTCGTTATCAATCCTGGCACACCAGTTGAAGCCGTCAAGCACGTACTTTATCTAGTTGACCAAGTTTTAGTCATGACGGTTAATCCAGGTTTTGGTGGGCAAGCCTTTCTACCAGAGACCATGGATAAAGTCCGTGAGTTGGTTGCTTTTCGTGATGAAAAAGGCTTGAACTTTGAAATCGAAGTGGATGGCGGGATTGATGATCAAACTATTGCCCAAGCCAAAGAAGCTGGTGCGACCGTTTTTGTAGCAGGTTCCTATGTCTTTAAGGGAGATGTCAATGAGCGAGTACAAACTCTCAGAAAACAACTGGACTAA